The genomic DNA CTTGTCCTTATAGAACTCCACCACGTCCCTGCCCAAGGTGAACTCAGCATTGAGTATCCCGGTGGGCACAGAGAGATCAGCAGTGGCTACAGTCTGAGCCGTCAGAGCACCATCCAGGCTATTTTTGAAGACTAGGTCATCGATCAGTCCGGCATCGATCTTCTCGTCCTTGAGGAGCGGGATAATCGAGATATCGGATAGGGTATCACCGGGCTGGCTGCCAATCACCTCATCGATAAACAGAGAAGTGGTATTGGCATTGAGGATGTTCATGGCTTTGCCGGAATCGACATCGGAGATGCCTTTGTAGATCTCCCGGTGGCTCGCCTTGACCACGATCTTGTTGCCATCGATCATGACCTCTTTATCAGCATTAGGATGGTCACCATCGGGCTCTCCCGGTATGGACTTGGAGATGGCTCTGGTCATGGTGACAGAGAGGTCTTTCAAGCTCTTCTCGATGCTCTTGATGGCTTCGGATACGATCACAGTGCCACTGCTCTTCTCAAGCTCAGTGATGCGCTCAGTGATGGCAGTGATGCCATTCTGCATCTCGTTGTTGTTGTTCAGTTCCGCCACCTTACGCAGGCTGCCCAGTTCGTTCTTGATCTCGGCAAGGCTGGCTTCGGTACCGCTGTAGTCATCAGCTCTGCCATAGATGGATACCCCATTGAACTCGCCTTTCTCGACCTTCTGCCAGAGTTCACTCTGCAGGTTCTCGCACTTGAGGACTTGTACCCAAGAGCCGACCTTGGCATCGGGAAAATGCTCTCGGTCGCTAGTCTTGAGGATGTAGTTCTCCACTACGGCAAACTCCGGTACTGGCTGCATGTTATGGTTCACATCGCACTTGCCGACTAAGCCGTGCTTGGCAAAGTGATCACAGGACTTCTGAATCTCTTCCCGGGTGTAATAGTCGCCTTGGGAGTCGTGGATGTTGGGCTCCATCAGAGTGACATAAAGCCGTCCCTGAGTGCCACTCGTTTCACTCTTGAACTTGGTGGAGTTGATCTTGTGTTCGAAGCTTCTGCCACTGGCATTCTTGACCACAAATCCTTTCTGATTAGCCGGGTTCATCTCGTCAAAGAGGAGCGAGACCAGCTCGACTTCCACATTACGCAGTTCGCCTTTCTTGACGATCCTGCTCTTAGTTCCGAAGATATTCACTGTACCTCCTTAGGGTTAGTGATGGGTTGACTGTTATTTAGGTTTTTCATAGATTGCGATTCTGCATAAAGAGCTGCTCATCCGCAGACTGGAGCTTCTCGGTTAGATTGCCGAAGTTGAAGTCATCCGGTGTGAGGTTCCATCCGAACTCGTAGTTGAACTCTATAGCCAGAGTGAGTGCGAGGCGATTCTGCAGGGGTTTGACTACGAAGTGGTAGAACATCAGCATATCGCTTTTGTTATCTCCACCAAGCTGCCCTGGGATAAGCTGTGAGACGATCCTTGCCGGGACCCGGTGATAAGCGAAGATACCTTCTCTCAGGTCTTTCTTAAGAGTGATAAAGCCACCCTCTCTGTCTTGCTGACGCAGTGGCTCGAGACGTATCTTCACATCCCGGCTCTCACTC from Candidatus Cloacimonadaceae bacterium includes the following:
- a CDS encoding XkdF-like putative serine protease domain-containing protein, which translates into the protein MNIFGTKSRIVKKGELRNVEVELVSLLFDEMNPANQKGFVVKNASGRSFEHKINSTKFKSETSGTQGRLYVTLMEPNIHDSQGDYYTREEIQKSCDHFAKHGLVGKCDVNHNMQPVPEFAVVENYILKTSDREHFPDAKVGSWVQVLKCENLQSELWQKVEKGEFNGVSIYGRADDYSGTEASLAEIKNELGSLRKVAELNNNNEMQNGITAITERITELEKSSGTVIVSEAIKSIEKSLKDLSVTMTRAISKSIPGEPDGDHPNADKEVMIDGNKIVVKASHREIYKGISDVDSGKAMNILNANTTSLFIDEVIGSQPGDTLSDISIIPLLKDEKIDAGLIDDLVFKNSLDGALTAQTVATADLSVPTGILNAEFTLGRDVVEFYKDKYGEDAFGAYVENHIAKKTEKAIRLLIFKGDRVSATAKLKGLDGVIKLATTATDVTNFSKTTYTDWAKRFEAALLAFSDEMLEEQENFKFYVSQKDLIRIRAELAKRETGAGDRLLLEGGNVSFAGIPVKPRLMADDYIIGGLPKFIIIGYRTDAELKVEHHGADWKYHWYIRIRPGITYISGFVKVFKLIT